The sequence GCAGAAGCACCAGATCACCTGGTCGGCGAACTGGGACGACGACCTCGGCGGCAGCCAGGAGCACGCAGTCAACGACCCGATGCTCAAGGGCCTCGAGGACAAGGTGAAGATGGAGTTCGAGGAGACCTTCATGTTCTACCTCCCTCGCATCTGCGAGCACTGCCTGAACCCCAGCTGTGCGGCCTCCTGCCCGTCCGGGGCGATCTACAAGCGGTCCGAGGACGGCATCGTGCTGGTGGACCAGGACAAGTGCCGCGGCTGGCGAATGTGCGTGACCGGCTGCCCGTACAAGAAGGTCTACTTCAACCACAAGACCGGCAAGGCGGAGAAGTGCACGTTCTGCTATCCGCGGATCGAGGTGGGCATCCCCACAGTGTGTGCGGAGACCTGCGTGGGCCGGCTGCGCTACATCGGGCTGGTGCTCTACGACGCCGACAAGGTGCTCGAGGCCGCGTCGGTCGAGGATGAGCATGAGCTGTACGACGCTCAGCGTGAGGTGTTCCTGGACCCCCACGATCCGCAGGTGCAGCGCGCGGCCGAGGCCGAGGGGATCCCGCTGGACTGGATCGAAGCCGCGCAGCGCTCCCCGATCTACACGCTGATCAACAAGTACAAGGTGGCGCTGCCGCTGCACCCGGAATACCGCACCATGCCGATGGTCTGGTACATCCCGCCGCTGTCCCCGGTGGTGGATGCCGTCTCCGATACCGGAGCCGACGCTGAGGACGCCCCGACCCTGTTCGCGGCGATCGAGAAGATGCGCATCCCGATGGAGTACCTGGCGAACCTGTTCACCGCCGGGGATACCGCACCGATCGAGCGGGTGCTGCGCCGGATGGCTGCGATGCGCTCCTACATGCGAGACATCAACCTGGACAACGACACCCAGCCGGAGATTCCCGCGTCGGTGGGGATGACCGAGGACGAGATGTACGCGATGTACCGGCTGCTCGCCCTGGCCAAGTACGACGAGCGGTACGTGATCCCCTCGGCGCACGGCGAGGAGGCACACGCGCTGGAGGAGCTGGCCACCGACTGCCCGGTGAGTGGCTTCGACGAGGAGCTCACCCGCGGGTCCGGACCGTTCGGCGAGGGCTCGGGCGGCTACTCCACCGTCGCGGTGGAGAACTTCCAGATGCTGCAGAACCGGCAGACCTCGGACCAGCTGGCCGGTGGTGGGTCCAAAGCCGGCCGGGTGAACCTGCTGAACTGGGACGGCAAGGGGATGCCTCCGGGTCTGTTCCCCGAGCCCGACGGCGAACGTGAGCCTTCGGACCAGCCATGATGCGCACCTGGCGCCGGCACCGGCGCACCCGACCGGCGATGGAGGCGCGCCAGCAGGCTGCGGTGTGGCAGTGCGTGTCGCTGCTGCTGGAGTATCCCGAGCCGGCGTTGGTCGAGCGGCTGGACCTGCTTGCCGAGGTCGCCGGTGAGCTTCCTCCAGCGGCCGGGGAGCCGATCGGCGCCCTGGTGGCCCACCTGCAGGACCGAGGCTTGCGCGAGCTGCAGGTGGAGTATGTGGACACCTTCGACGTGACCCGCAAGTGCAGTCTGCACCTGACCTACTTCACCGATGGCGACACCCGCAAGCGTGGTGTCTCGCTGGTCCAGTTCAAGCAGGCCTACCGCCGCGGCGGCGTGCACCTGACCGATGAGCAGGCGGAGCTGCCGGACCACCTGTGCGTGCTGCTGGAGTTCGGTGCGGTGCACGATCCGGACACCGCCTGGCGGCTGCTGAACGACCACCGGGTGGGCATCGAGCTGCTGAACCGGGCCCTGGAGCAGCGCACCTCACCCTGGCGGTATGCGATACGGGCACTGCGAGCCACGCTGCCCGAGCTCGGTGGGGATGACGAGGACGCACTGCGCCGGCTGATCGCCGAAGGCCCGCCGAGCGAACAGGTGGGGCTGGACTCCTCCCCCTACGCCGCCTTCGACCCGGCACTGGATGGCCCGGCCGAACGGCACCCGCTGGCACAGGACCCGCACGCCTCCGGCCCGCCCGGGGTCGGCGTCCCTGCTGGCGTGGCTGGACAGCCCGCCGGCGCGGGGCGGCCCGGCGAGGTGGCACACCTGGGGCCCACCATCGACGTCGGGCACCGACGATGACCCCCTGCAGACCGACTCGGATCGGAGCCTGGCGATGAACATCGCACTGTGGATCGTCTTCCCCTACGTCTGTCTCGCGATCTTCATCGGCGGACACATCTGGCGCTACCAGTACGACAAGTTCGGCTGGACGACCCGGTCCTCACAGCTGTACGAGCGCAAGCTGCTGCGGATCGCCAGCCCGCTGTTCCACTTCGGCATGCTCGGGGTGGCGGCTGGCCACTTCCTCGGCCTGGTGATCCCGCAAACCTGGACGGACGGCATCGGGCTGAGCCACACCGCCTACCACGTGATTGCGATGGCCGCTGGTATCCCCGCCGGGATCGCCTCCCTGGCCGGGCTCGCTCTGTTGATCTACCGACGGCGGACCGTCGGCCCGGTCTTCCGCGCCACCACGATCAACGACAAGGTGATGTACGCGATGCTCGCCTTGGTGATGGTGCTCGGGATCTGGAACACGATCGCCGGTGGGGTGTTCAACCTCGGCGGGGAGTACAACTACCGCGAGGGTGTCTCCATCTACTTCCGGGAGATCTTCTACCTGCAGCCGGACGCGACCCTGATGGAGTTCGCGCCGTTCGGCTTCCAGGCGCACGCTCTTGCCGCGTTCGGGTTGTTTGCGATCTGGCCGTTCACCCGGCTGGTGCACGTGTTCAGCGCGCCGATCGGGTACCTCACCCGGCCGTACATCGTCTACCGCAGCCGGGACAGCCGCACCGGGTCCGGGACCGGGTCTCGGGCCCCGAAACGCGGCTGGGAAAAGGTGCAGTGACGCCGCACGAGGGGGCTGTAGCCG is a genomic window of Ruania zhangjianzhongii containing:
- the narH gene encoding nitrate reductase subunit beta, translating into MKVMAQMAMVMNLDKCIGCHTCSVTCKQAWTNRSGMEYVWFNNVETRPGLGYPRGYEDQEKWQGGWVRGKNGRLQLRAGGRVKKLLTIFSNPKMPSIQDYYEPWTYDYETLLNAPAQDQVPVAQPYSLISGQKHQITWSANWDDDLGGSQEHAVNDPMLKGLEDKVKMEFEETFMFYLPRICEHCLNPSCAASCPSGAIYKRSEDGIVLVDQDKCRGWRMCVTGCPYKKVYFNHKTGKAEKCTFCYPRIEVGIPTVCAETCVGRLRYIGLVLYDADKVLEAASVEDEHELYDAQREVFLDPHDPQVQRAAEAEGIPLDWIEAAQRSPIYTLINKYKVALPLHPEYRTMPMVWYIPPLSPVVDAVSDTGADAEDAPTLFAAIEKMRIPMEYLANLFTAGDTAPIERVLRRMAAMRSYMRDINLDNDTQPEIPASVGMTEDEMYAMYRLLALAKYDERYVIPSAHGEEAHALEELATDCPVSGFDEELTRGSGPFGEGSGGYSTVAVENFQMLQNRQTSDQLAGGGSKAGRVNLLNWDGKGMPPGLFPEPDGEREPSDQP
- the narJ gene encoding nitrate reductase molybdenum cofactor assembly chaperone → MMRTWRRHRRTRPAMEARQQAAVWQCVSLLLEYPEPALVERLDLLAEVAGELPPAAGEPIGALVAHLQDRGLRELQVEYVDTFDVTRKCSLHLTYFTDGDTRKRGVSLVQFKQAYRRGGVHLTDEQAELPDHLCVLLEFGAVHDPDTAWRLLNDHRVGIELLNRALEQRTSPWRYAIRALRATLPELGGDDEDALRRLIAEGPPSEQVGLDSSPYAAFDPALDGPAERHPLAQDPHASGPPGVGVPAGVAGQPAGAGRPGEVAHLGPTIDVGHRR
- the narI gene encoding respiratory nitrate reductase subunit gamma, with the protein product MNIALWIVFPYVCLAIFIGGHIWRYQYDKFGWTTRSSQLYERKLLRIASPLFHFGMLGVAAGHFLGLVIPQTWTDGIGLSHTAYHVIAMAAGIPAGIASLAGLALLIYRRRTVGPVFRATTINDKVMYAMLALVMVLGIWNTIAGGVFNLGGEYNYREGVSIYFREIFYLQPDATLMEFAPFGFQAHALAAFGLFAIWPFTRLVHVFSAPIGYLTRPYIVYRSRDSRTGSGTGSRAPKRGWEKVQ